A window of Balearica regulorum gibbericeps isolate bBalReg1 chromosome Z, bBalReg1.pri, whole genome shotgun sequence contains these coding sequences:
- the NIPSNAP3A gene encoding protein NipSnap homolog 3A, which yields MLPPGALRQPLAAAARLARARARPQALASLATGPRQNNSIFYEIRTYDIKPSKMKEFVEIVNKYFHLRTAHSELVGFWSAELGAMNKVIHVWKYDNFAHRTAVRHALANDKDWQGKFISAALPLIEKQHNEVAYLVPWCQLGKPPKEGGVYEWVTFQMKPGGPALWGEAFRAAINAHINTGYTKLISVFHTEYGLLNTVHVIWWNESPDHRAAGRHSAHEDARVVAAVRDSVRFLESQQNVLLVPLQCSPLK from the exons ATGCTGCCCCCGGGGGCGCTCCGCCAgcccctcgccgccgccgcccgcctggcccgggcccgggcccgccCTCAG gcaCTTGCATCCCTTGCTACAGGGCCCAGACAAAATAATAGCATTTTCTATGAAATTCGCACATATGATATTAAGCCATCAAAGATGAAGGAGTTTGTGGAAATTGTCAACAAGTACTTTCACCTTCGCACAGCTCACTCGGAGCTGGTGGGATTCTGGTCTGCGGAGCTGGGAGCAATGAATAAGGTTATCCACGTTTGGAAGTACG ATAATTTTGCCCACAGAACAGCAGTCCGGCATGCACTAGCCAATGACAAAGACTGGCAGGGAAAATTCATCTCTGCAGCTCTCCCCTTGATAGAAAAACAGCACAATGAGGTTGCTTATCTGGTACCCTGGTGTCAACTTGGGAAGCCTCCAAAAGAAGGGG GAGTATATGAATGGGTTACTTTTCAGATGAAGCCTGGTGGGCCAGCATTGTGGGGTGAAGCATTTCGAGCTGCAATCAATGCTCACATCAACACAGGCTACACCAAGCTGATCAGTGTTTTCCACACAGAGTATGGATTACTTAACACAG TCCATGTGATCTGGTGGAATGAGAGCCCAGATCACCGGGCAGCAGGAAGGCACAGTGCCCATGAAGATGCCAGAGTCGTAGCAGCTG tGCGGGACAGCGTCAGATTCTTGGAGTCCCAGCAAAATGTGCTCCTGGTTCCTCTGCAATGCTCACCGCTGAAGTAA